One genomic window of Salmo salar unplaced genomic scaffold, Ssal_v3.1, whole genome shotgun sequence includes the following:
- the LOC123738268 gene encoding classical arabinogalactan protein 9 → MQPKLPSVSFPSSHWYPSHPTTAPPGRVRTPPTLSTPPPRVWGGLQRSTPNQLQNLPSIWNSDTGRMVSSALGYPSNRHFHPASTQPRGSLPWCSNVTPRPNAYAGVCSVPTPLAQYSPQAPQPAPTNQYPPTPQPAPPNQYPTTLQSSTHTSQAQPYTPAPAASPPSVPQYRSASLGYPTPRLPSGNQTQGPLDPHPASGASSLGMRSSHRPLENHNANTTSVVNVTTDAAAATTLSSTTASNTERALQTVLAGFTDRGQGDMKMAGTLLVNPPLPPSEQVSLDGAVMGRG, encoded by the exons ATGCAGCCCAAACTACCCTCAGTCTCCTTTCCCTCTTCCCACTGGTACCCCTCCCACCCTACCACCGCGCCCCCAGGAAGGGTACGGACACCCCCCACCCTCAGTACCCCACCCCCTCGGGTTTGGGGGGGCCTCCAGAGATCAACCCCCAATCAGCTGCAGAACCTCCCCAGCATATGGAATTCCGACACGGGCAGGATGGTCAGCTCCGCGCTGGGGTACCCTTCCAACCGTCACTTTCACCCTGCCTCAACCCAGCCCCGTGGCTCTTTACCCTGGTGTAGTAACGTTACCCCGCGACCGAACGCTTACGCTGGGGTATGCTCTGTACCCACACCCCTGGCACAATACTCTCCACAAGCGCCCCAACCTGCACCTACCAACCAGTACCCTCCTACGCCCCAACCTGCACCTCCCAACCAGTACCCTACTACACTCCAATCCTCTACCCATACCTCTCAAGCTCAGCCCTACACTCCAGCTCCAGCCGCCTCCCCTCCCTCCGTACCCCAGTACCGATCAGCGTCTCTGGGGTACCCTACTCCGAGGCTGCCCAGTGGGAACCAGACCCAGGGACCGCTGGATCCTCACCCCGCCAGCGGTGCCTCTTCCCTGGGTATGAGGTCCAGCCACCGCCCCCTAGAGAACCATAATGCTAATACTACCTCTGTTGTCAATGTtactactgatgctgctgctgctactaccttGTCTAGTACTACTGCTTCCAACACAGAAAGAG CTTTACAGACTGTTCTTGCAGGCTtcacagacagaggacagggagacATGAAGATGGCTGGCACTCTGCTGGtgaaccctcctcttcctccttctgagCAGGTAAGTCTTGATGGAGCAGTAATGGGTCGTGGCTAA